A region of Paenibacillus sp. JNUCC-31 DNA encodes the following proteins:
- the pssA gene encoding CDP-diacylglycerol--serine O-phosphatidyltransferase, with the protein MLTRFIPNLFTLGNLFLGMMAILLAIDGNYSLAAIMVIVAMLLDGLDGRVARALNAQSEFGKELDSLSDMVSFGAAPALIIFMVSFQDATPVLAWVATASFPICGAIRLARFNVRPGIPGYFTGLPIPAAGGVLATLSLFNKDIGPVSMMIATLLLSYLMVSSLKYPNFKKVGLPRKAIWIAPWVIVFAVLVAVMFPEQLSKLIFIPLVLYALYGMKHSMRTAASRNRAKKRKEEKSSRPSDR; encoded by the coding sequence ATGTTAACCAGATTCATTCCGAATCTCTTTACCCTGGGTAATCTGTTTCTTGGAATGATGGCGATTTTGCTTGCGATTGATGGGAATTACAGTTTGGCTGCAATCATGGTTATTGTTGCGATGTTGTTGGATGGTCTGGATGGGCGGGTAGCACGTGCACTCAATGCTCAGAGTGAATTCGGCAAGGAGCTCGATTCCTTGTCTGACATGGTATCATTTGGTGCAGCCCCGGCCCTGATTATATTTATGGTCTCGTTTCAGGATGCAACGCCGGTTCTTGCCTGGGTCGCAACAGCCAGTTTTCCGATATGTGGAGCCATTCGGCTTGCCCGGTTTAATGTTCGTCCGGGAATCCCGGGATACTTCACAGGCCTGCCGATTCCAGCAGCGGGAGGGGTATTAGCTACCCTGTCCCTATTTAACAAGGATATTGGCCCTGTGAGTATGATGATTGCTACGTTGTTGTTATCCTATCTCATGGTGAGTTCGCTGAAGTATCCGAATTTCAAAAAAGTTGGTTTGCCGCGTAAAGCGATCTGGATTGCACCTTGGGTTATCGTCTTCGCAGTATTGGTGGCGGTAATGTTTCCTGAACAATTGTCCAAATTGATCTTTATTCCACTTGTGCTATATGCCCTGTACGGGATGAAGCATAGTATGCGGACGGCCGCCTCCCGAAACCGGGCCAAAAAGCGTAAAGAAGAGAAGTCTTCTCGTCCTTCTGATCGCTAG
- the disA gene encoding DNA integrity scanning diadenylate cyclase DisA, protein MKDSSQLDNMNDLLRLIAPGTPFREGLENVLRAKTGALLVVGYSPEVMEVVDGGFSINCDFSPNYLYELAKMDGAIILSEDLKRILYANTQLIPDSSISSSETGIRHRTAERVAKQTGKLVVSISQRRNIITLYQGTLRYSLKEIGVILTKANQAIQTLEKYKAVLTQSLTNLSASEFEELVTIPEVVNVIQRTEMVMRIKTEIKRYIHELGNEGRLISMQMEELVGTTEEEAWLLYKDYARDDSDDKIRDIIIGLKRLSDDELLDAHHIVRLLGYPSSAATSEDSVAPRGYRVLNKIPRLPNVIIHNLVDQFEQLPHVIMATIEELDEVDGIGEVRARTIKEGLKRLQEQMFIDRQM, encoded by the coding sequence ATGAAAGATTCGAGCCAACTGGATAACATGAACGATTTGTTAAGGCTGATCGCACCAGGTACACCTTTCCGCGAAGGTCTGGAGAACGTGCTGCGCGCCAAGACGGGGGCACTGCTGGTTGTAGGATACAGCCCTGAAGTAATGGAAGTTGTGGATGGGGGATTCTCGATTAACTGCGACTTCTCCCCCAACTATCTGTATGAACTCGCCAAGATGGACGGTGCCATTATCCTTAGCGAGGATTTGAAGCGCATTCTATATGCCAATACCCAGCTCATCCCGGATTCTTCGATCTCCTCATCTGAGACAGGAATTCGTCACCGAACGGCAGAGCGTGTTGCCAAGCAAACAGGCAAATTGGTCGTATCCATATCGCAACGCCGGAATATTATTACCTTGTATCAGGGAACGCTTAGATATTCGCTCAAAGAAATTGGGGTTATTTTGACCAAGGCGAATCAAGCGATTCAAACCTTGGAGAAATACAAAGCTGTATTGACACAGTCTCTTACGAATCTGAGTGCATCCGAATTTGAGGAACTTGTGACCATTCCTGAAGTGGTCAATGTGATTCAGCGTACAGAAATGGTTATGCGCATCAAAACGGAAATCAAACGGTACATTCATGAACTCGGTAACGAGGGACGACTGATCTCCATGCAGATGGAGGAGCTGGTCGGAACAACGGAGGAAGAAGCCTGGTTGCTCTACAAGGACTATGCCCGTGACGACAGTGATGACAAAATCCGCGATATTATTATAGGCCTGAAAAGGTTGTCTGACGATGAATTGCTGGATGCACATCATATTGTGCGCCTGTTGGGATACCCCTCGTCAGCGGCTACATCCGAAGATTCGGTTGCACCCCGCGGATATCGGGTATTGAATAAGATACCCCGCCTGCCGAATGTCATCATCCATAACCTGGTGGATCAGTTTGAACAATTGCCACATGTCATCATGGCTACCATTGAAGAGCTGGACGAAGTGGACGGGATTGGTGAAGTACGCGCCCGTACCATTAAGGAAGGTCTCAAACGTTTGCAGGAGCAGATGTTCATTGACAGACAGATGTAA
- the radA gene encoding DNA repair protein RadA, with protein MAKVKTKFQCTECGYEAPKWYGKCPGCQSWNSMVEETETVVKTQGRNSPLFESKDKPLPIIDIDSGQEPRVQTGIEELNRVLGGGIVPGSLVLVGGDPGIGKSTLMLQTSHALTHSGLRVLYVSGEESVKQTKLRADRLGALSPELYVLCETNMERVEEAVDQIQPHFLVIDSIQTVYLPEVTSAPGSVAQVRECTSRFMRIAKGRGIATVLVGHVTKEGAIAGPRMLEHMVDCVLYFEGERHHTYRLLRAVKNRFGSTNEIGIFEMGEEGLREVGNPSELFLSERPLGVAGSTVVASMEGTRPLLVELQALISSTHFPSPRRMATGIDHHRLNLIIAVLEKRMGMFLQTQDAYLNVAGGVRLDEPAIDLAVAVSIASSLRDVPTKPDDVIFGEIGLTGEVRAVSRAEQRVKEAEKLGFKRVILPEKSLKGWKHPRGIQLIGVNTVADALAVALD; from the coding sequence GTGGCCAAAGTTAAAACCAAGTTTCAGTGTACGGAATGCGGCTATGAAGCCCCCAAATGGTACGGCAAATGTCCAGGTTGTCAGTCTTGGAATTCAATGGTGGAAGAAACCGAAACGGTGGTCAAAACACAAGGGAGAAATTCCCCACTCTTTGAGAGTAAAGATAAACCACTTCCCATCATAGATATAGATAGCGGTCAGGAGCCGCGTGTACAGACTGGAATTGAAGAGCTGAACCGTGTACTGGGCGGCGGAATTGTTCCAGGATCTCTCGTTCTGGTGGGCGGAGACCCCGGAATCGGAAAATCAACGTTGATGTTGCAAACATCTCATGCATTAACTCATTCGGGTTTGCGCGTGTTATATGTCTCTGGCGAGGAATCAGTCAAGCAAACCAAATTGCGGGCTGACCGTCTGGGTGCATTATCTCCTGAGTTATATGTACTATGTGAGACTAATATGGAACGAGTTGAGGAAGCGGTGGATCAGATCCAGCCGCATTTTCTTGTCATCGACTCCATTCAGACGGTATATCTGCCAGAAGTCACCAGTGCACCCGGCAGTGTAGCTCAGGTAAGGGAATGTACCTCACGGTTTATGCGGATTGCAAAAGGGCGAGGCATTGCAACCGTACTTGTGGGGCATGTTACGAAAGAAGGCGCCATTGCCGGTCCGCGTATGCTCGAACATATGGTGGACTGTGTTCTTTATTTTGAAGGAGAACGGCATCATACGTATCGCCTGTTGCGTGCGGTTAAGAACCGTTTTGGTTCGACCAATGAGATAGGCATCTTTGAAATGGGGGAGGAAGGACTTCGTGAAGTAGGTAACCCTTCTGAGCTCTTTTTGTCAGAACGTCCACTTGGTGTGGCGGGTTCTACCGTAGTTGCCAGTATGGAGGGGACGCGTCCACTGCTTGTGGAATTGCAGGCGCTTATCTCTTCTACTCATTTTCCTTCTCCGCGTCGTATGGCAACAGGCATAGACCATCACAGGCTAAACCTCATTATTGCTGTACTTGAGAAACGAATGGGCATGTTCTTGCAAACGCAGGATGCGTATCTGAATGTGGCTGGAGGTGTACGGCTGGATGAGCCGGCTATCGATTTGGCGGTTGCTGTCAGCATCGCCTCCAGTCTGAGGGATGTACCGACCAAGCCGGATGACGTCATTTTTGGGGAAATCGGTTTGACGGGTGAGGTTCGGGCCGTATCACGGGCTGAACAACGTGTGAAAGAAGCCGAGAAACTGGGCTTCAAGCGTGTCATTTTACCAGAAAAAAGCTTAAAGGGCTGGAAACATCCTCGCGGGATACAACTGATCGGTGTGAATACCGTGGCAGATGCACTAGCGGTTGCTTTAGATTAG
- the tnpA gene encoding IS200/IS605 family transposase: protein MATKSYSLAHTKWMCKYHIVFTPKYRRKEIYNQVRRDLIEIFKRLCKYKGVEIIEGHMMPDHVHMLVAIPPKIAVSTFMGYLKGKSSLMIFEKHAQLKYKYGNRKFWAEGYYVSTVGLNEATVRKYIREQEAHDQAVDKLSVKEYEDPFSSNRSKKK, encoded by the coding sequence ATGGCAACCAAGAGCTACAGTCTAGCTCACACAAAGTGGATGTGCAAATACCATATTGTGTTCACCCCGAAGTATAGACGGAAAGAAATCTATAATCAAGTGAGAAGAGATTTAATCGAAATCTTCAAACGTTTGTGTAAATACAAGGGAGTAGAGATTATAGAAGGTCACATGATGCCCGATCATGTCCATATGTTGGTAGCAATTCCACCAAAAATTGCAGTTTCAACGTTCATGGGATATTTAAAGGGGAAAAGTTCTCTAATGATATTCGAAAAGCATGCCCAGTTGAAGTATAAATACGGGAATCGTAAGTTTTGGGCTGAAGGGTACTATGTGAGTACAGTGGGGTTAAATGAAGCAACCGTAAGAAAGTATATTCGTGAGCAAGAAGCACATGATCAAGCGGTAGATAAGCTGAGTGTAAAAGAATACGAAGATCCATTTAGCAGTAACCGGAGCAAAAAGAAGTAG
- a CDS encoding ATP-dependent Clp protease ATP-binding subunit, whose protein sequence is MMFGRFTERAQKVLALAQEEAVRLGHNNIGTEHILLGLIREGEGIAAKALIGLGLGLEKIQDEVETLIGRGQEQPTNIAYTPRAKKVIELSMDEARKLGHTYVGTEHILLGLIREGEGVAARVLNNLGISLNKARQQVLQLLGSSEAVSSHNGTPANVSTPTLDSLARDLTAYARENNLDPVIGRSKEIERVIQVLSRRTKNNPVLIGEPGVGKTAIAEGLAQKIIANEIPETLRDKRVMTLDMGSVVAGTKYRGEFEDRLKKIMDEIRQAGNIVLFIDELHTLIGAGGAEGAIDASNILKPALARGELQCIGATTLDEYRKYIEKDAALERRFQPITVDQPSPEEAIQILHGLRDRYEAHHRVKITDEAIVQAVKLSDRYITDRFLPDKAIDLIDEAGSKVRLNSYTIPPNLKQLESRLEDIRKEKDAAVQSQEFEKAAALRDTEQKIREELDVTKNQWKEKQGRTDSEVTPEDIAQVVANWTGIPVNKLKEEETQRLMTLESILHERVIGQDEAVKSVSRAVRRARAGLKDPKRPMGSFIFLGPTGVGKTELARALAEAMFGDENAVIRIDMSEYGEKHSTSRLVGAPPGYVGYEEGGQLTEKVRRKPYSVVLLDEIEKAHPEVFNILLQVLEDGRLTDSKGRVVDFRNTLIILTSNVGAEAIKRNSTLGFTAVVDAGADYDNMKGKVMDELKKSFRPEFLNRIDEIIVFHSLEEKHIAEIVTLMSEELRKRLREYEVDFELTDNAKDFLAKAGFDPAYGARPLRRAIQKHIEDKLSEELLTGNVVKGDSLLIDEENGALTVTKKDVIVPSTEEIETK, encoded by the coding sequence ATGATGTTTGGAAGATTTACGGAACGGGCCCAAAAGGTGCTCGCATTGGCGCAGGAAGAAGCTGTCCGTCTTGGTCACAATAACATCGGTACAGAGCACATTCTGCTCGGCCTCATTCGTGAAGGCGAAGGCATCGCAGCCAAAGCGCTGATCGGCTTGGGACTCGGATTGGAAAAAATTCAGGATGAAGTAGAAACGCTGATTGGCCGTGGCCAGGAGCAGCCTACGAACATTGCATATACGCCTCGTGCGAAAAAAGTAATTGAACTGTCTATGGATGAAGCACGGAAACTAGGCCACACCTATGTAGGCACTGAGCATATCCTGCTCGGACTGATTCGTGAAGGTGAAGGGGTTGCAGCACGTGTGCTGAACAACCTGGGTATCAGTTTGAACAAGGCACGTCAACAGGTGCTGCAACTGCTTGGCAGTAGTGAAGCCGTATCCAGTCATAACGGTACGCCTGCGAATGTCAGCACACCAACCCTGGATAGTCTGGCACGTGATCTTACGGCGTATGCCAGAGAGAATAATCTCGATCCGGTGATTGGACGTAGCAAGGAAATCGAGCGTGTTATTCAGGTCCTGAGCCGTCGTACGAAGAATAACCCGGTACTGATCGGTGAACCAGGTGTAGGTAAAACAGCCATCGCTGAAGGACTTGCACAAAAAATCATCGCTAACGAAATTCCGGAAACATTGCGCGACAAACGTGTCATGACGTTGGATATGGGCTCTGTTGTTGCAGGTACAAAATATCGTGGTGAGTTCGAAGATCGTCTGAAAAAAATTATGGATGAAATTCGTCAAGCGGGTAACATTGTCCTGTTCATTGATGAATTACACACCCTGATTGGTGCAGGTGGAGCGGAAGGTGCAATTGATGCTTCGAACATTCTGAAACCGGCTCTGGCTCGTGGAGAATTGCAGTGCATCGGTGCAACAACCCTGGATGAGTACCGCAAATATATTGAGAAGGATGCTGCGCTTGAGCGTCGTTTCCAACCGATTACGGTAGATCAACCTTCTCCGGAAGAAGCCATTCAGATTCTACACGGCTTGCGTGATCGTTACGAGGCGCATCACCGGGTGAAAATTACGGATGAAGCGATTGTACAGGCGGTTAAACTGTCTGACCGATACATTACCGACCGCTTCCTGCCGGATAAAGCGATCGACCTGATTGATGAGGCGGGTTCCAAAGTAAGATTGAACTCTTACACCATCCCACCAAACCTCAAACAACTGGAAAGCCGTCTCGAAGATATCCGTAAGGAAAAAGACGCAGCGGTCCAAAGTCAGGAGTTCGAAAAAGCAGCAGCACTGCGCGACACGGAACAAAAAATTCGTGAAGAGCTGGATGTAACGAAGAACCAATGGAAAGAAAAACAAGGACGTACGGATTCCGAAGTAACACCTGAGGATATCGCGCAAGTGGTGGCTAACTGGACTGGAATTCCGGTGAACAAGCTGAAAGAAGAAGAGACACAACGTCTGATGACTTTGGAATCGATTCTGCATGAACGTGTCATTGGGCAAGATGAGGCTGTGAAGTCCGTCAGCCGTGCCGTTCGTCGTGCCCGTGCCGGACTTAAAGATCCGAAACGTCCGATGGGTTCATTTATCTTCCTTGGTCCAACTGGGGTAGGTAAAACCGAGCTGGCTCGTGCGCTCGCAGAAGCCATGTTTGGAGATGAAAATGCAGTCATCCGGATCGACATGTCCGAGTATGGCGAGAAGCATTCCACTTCAAGACTCGTCGGCGCGCCTCCGGGATACGTGGGATACGAAGAAGGTGGACAGCTGACTGAGAAAGTTCGTCGCAAACCTTACTCCGTCGTCCTGCTTGATGAAATCGAGAAAGCACATCCGGAAGTATTCAACATCTTGCTGCAAGTGCTTGAGGATGGTCGTCTGACTGATTCCAAAGGTCGCGTCGTGGACTTCCGGAATACGTTGATCATTTTGACATCCAATGTGGGTGCAGAAGCGATTAAACGTAACTCTACACTGGGCTTTACCGCTGTTGTGGATGCAGGTGCGGATTACGATAACATGAAGGGTAAAGTAATGGATGAGCTGAAGAAAAGCTTCCGTCCTGAGTTCCTTAACCGGATTGATGAAATTATCGTGTTCCACTCTCTTGAGGAGAAACACATTGCAGAGATTGTTACACTGATGAGTGAAGAGCTTCGTAAACGGCTGCGTGAGTATGAGGTCGACTTCGAGCTCACTGACAATGCCAAGGACTTCCTTGCCAAAGCAGGTTTCGATCCAGCTTATGGTGCTCGTCCACTTCGTCGGGCGATCCAGAAGCATATCGAAGACAAATTGTCTGAAGAGTTGCTCACAGGTAATGTGGTCAAAGGAGATTCGTTGCTCATTGACGAAGAGAACGGAGCATTGACTGTTACGAAAAAAGATGTAATTGTTCCCTCCACTGAGGAAATCGAAACAAAGTAA
- a CDS encoding protein arginine kinase — protein MPNLRFTEKALSDWMRSDAADSEIVISSRVRIARNLQHVPFPMLASNEQSEEVLNKLSEVLQYDEVHAFGDFHTLDLMDIDELDKRVLVEKHLISPSLANESRNGAVILSEDESVSIMINEEDHLRIQCLYPGFQVKEAWEKASAIDDAFEAHVDYAFDDRRGYLTSCPTNVGTGVRASVMMHLPALVMTQQIGRILTAVSQVGLTVRGIYGEGSEAMGNLFQISNQITLGQTEQEVIDNLHSVVLQMIGHERTARERLMTDSRLRITDRVMRSYGILSHAAIVDSKEAAQRLSDVRLGVDLGLLDGLSITVMNELNVMTQPGFLQKTFGEEMRTDERDIYRAQLIRDTISAANQS, from the coding sequence ATGCCTAATTTGCGCTTTACCGAGAAGGCGCTCAGCGACTGGATGCGCAGTGATGCGGCTGATTCCGAAATCGTCATTAGCAGCCGTGTCCGAATCGCACGCAACCTGCAGCATGTTCCGTTTCCGATGCTGGCTTCCAATGAGCAATCGGAAGAAGTGCTGAATAAGCTGAGCGAAGTACTTCAATATGATGAGGTTCATGCCTTTGGAGATTTTCATACGCTGGATCTGATGGATATCGATGAACTCGACAAACGGGTGCTGGTGGAGAAACATCTGATCAGTCCCAGTCTTGCGAACGAATCCAGAAATGGTGCAGTTATTCTCAGTGAGGACGAATCTGTCAGTATTATGATCAACGAAGAGGACCATTTACGTATCCAGTGCCTCTATCCGGGGTTCCAGGTGAAAGAAGCCTGGGAGAAAGCTTCCGCTATAGATGATGCTTTTGAAGCGCATGTGGATTATGCTTTTGATGACCGCAGAGGATACCTGACCAGCTGTCCTACGAATGTAGGTACAGGTGTAAGAGCTTCTGTCATGATGCATTTGCCCGCTCTGGTGATGACACAGCAGATTGGCCGTATTCTAACCGCAGTCTCCCAAGTGGGACTGACTGTACGGGGAATTTACGGTGAAGGCAGCGAGGCAATGGGGAACCTGTTTCAGATCTCGAACCAGATTACACTGGGGCAGACAGAACAAGAAGTCATTGATAACCTGCACAGTGTTGTGTTACAGATGATAGGGCATGAGCGTACCGCCAGAGAACGGTTAATGACCGACTCCAGATTACGGATTACCGACAGAGTAATGCGTTCATACGGCATATTGTCGCATGCAGCCATCGTCGATTCGAAGGAAGCTGCACAGCGTCTGTCCGATGTTCGACTTGGTGTAGATCTCGGCTTGTTGGACGGTCTGTCCATAACCGTGATGAACGAGTTGAATGTGATGACCCAGCCGGGTTTTTTACAGAAAACATTCGGGGAAGAAATGCGGACAGATGAGCGTGACATATATCGTGCCCAGTTAATCCGGGATACGATCAGTGCAGCCAATCAATCTTAG
- a CDS encoding UvrB/UvrC motif-containing protein → MLCQECNKRPATLHFTKIVNGEKTEFHICESCAREKGEMIPGTSNGFSIHNLLSGLLDFDPSGKNGSAGASPAQSLRCEECGMTYSQFSKIGRFGCSSCYKYFDSRLDPLFKRVHGSTSHVGKVPARAGGRIKVKRQIADLKRDLQESITQEEFEEAAQIRDQIRELEKEIAQE, encoded by the coding sequence GTGCTGTGCCAAGAATGCAACAAACGTCCGGCAACGCTCCATTTTACGAAAATCGTGAATGGAGAGAAGACGGAGTTCCATATTTGTGAGTCGTGCGCTCGTGAAAAAGGGGAAATGATCCCCGGAACATCCAACGGATTTTCCATTCACAACTTATTGTCCGGGTTGCTTGATTTTGACCCCTCAGGCAAGAATGGCAGTGCGGGAGCAAGTCCTGCACAATCCCTTCGTTGTGAAGAATGCGGCATGACGTATTCACAGTTTAGCAAAATCGGCCGCTTTGGCTGTAGCTCATGTTATAAATATTTTGACAGCCGTTTGGATCCTTTATTCAAACGGGTTCATGGCAGCACTTCTCACGTAGGAAAGGTTCCTGCACGAGCTGGTGGCCGCATCAAGGTGAAACGACAAATCGCTGATCTGAAACGGGATCTTCAGGAGAGCATTACTCAAGAGGAGTTCGAAGAGGCTGCTCAAATACGTGATCAGATCAGGGAACTTGAAAAAGAAATAGCTCAGGAGTAA
- a CDS encoding CtsR family transcriptional regulator produces the protein MRNISDIIEQYLKSILHESPEGMVEIQRNDLADQFSCVPSQINYVISTRFTLEKGYLVESKRGGGGYVRIQRIELPAHSALHNHLHHSIGDEIGQTAAEGLIYQLEEARFLSKREAGLMRAAVSREIILVKLPYRDQIRARMLKAMLISLLGK, from the coding sequence ATGCGTAATATCTCTGATATTATCGAACAATATCTGAAGAGTATTTTGCATGAAAGTCCCGAAGGAATGGTCGAAATTCAACGTAATGATCTGGCTGATCAATTTTCATGTGTGCCTTCCCAGATCAATTATGTCATCAGCACCCGATTTACACTCGAAAAAGGTTACCTTGTAGAGAGTAAACGTGGCGGCGGCGGTTATGTTCGCATACAGCGGATTGAATTGCCGGCTCACTCGGCTCTGCATAACCATTTGCACCATAGTATCGGAGATGAGATCGGGCAGACAGCTGCCGAAGGTCTGATCTACCAGCTGGAAGAAGCACGTTTCTTGAGCAAAAGGGAAGCCGGGTTGATGAGAGCAGCTGTATCCAGAGAGATTATATTGGTCAAACTTCCTTACCGGGATCAAATTCGTGCCAGAATGTTGAAGGCGATGTTAATATCTTTGCTCGGTAAATGA
- the eis gene encoding GNAT family N-acetyltransferase, with protein MEIQKLTVDDFEAAMALSEYAFQVVMSEEQTEKRRSQFASQDIWGVYEEGQLGAKLHIIPFQTYIHGRSFEMGGIAGVATWPEYRRKGWVAGLLKHALEEMNRNKQSISFLHPFSFAFYRKYGWETYVEFKRYKVPTAHLPAKKATPGTIRRGDPGLSIFKEIYGAYAERYNGTLVRDDARWENSVLTNGTSQKAVYYDEAGKAQGYLLYEVKDRKFSIREIIYLNEEARQALWTFIANHDSMIEEVTLQAPASDMLAFQLDNPRIQQEIVPFFMARIVSVEQFISQYPFASPDSPIQINLQVEDAHAPWNKGVWQMNVAMNGTASIWKTSELPAEDQTVKVDIQTLTAILMGYRRPADMAQIGRLEGPTDAIKALEQAIPIRETYLMDFF; from the coding sequence ATGGAAATTCAGAAATTGACGGTAGATGATTTTGAAGCAGCAATGGCACTCTCCGAGTATGCTTTTCAAGTGGTAATGAGTGAAGAACAGACGGAGAAGCGACGGAGTCAATTTGCGTCACAGGATATATGGGGCGTGTATGAGGAAGGGCAATTGGGTGCGAAACTTCATATCATTCCTTTTCAAACCTATATTCATGGGAGATCGTTCGAGATGGGCGGTATTGCAGGTGTGGCGACATGGCCAGAATATAGACGCAAAGGTTGGGTAGCTGGGCTGTTAAAGCATGCGCTCGAGGAAATGAATCGGAATAAACAAAGTATATCGTTTCTGCATCCGTTCTCTTTTGCTTTTTATCGGAAATATGGATGGGAGACTTATGTTGAATTTAAACGATATAAGGTGCCTACAGCTCATTTGCCTGCAAAAAAGGCAACCCCTGGTACGATTCGGCGCGGCGATCCGGGACTTAGCATATTCAAAGAAATATATGGTGCCTATGCTGAGCGCTACAACGGAACCCTAGTACGGGATGATGCGAGATGGGAGAATTCGGTTCTCACCAATGGAACCAGCCAGAAGGCTGTATATTATGATGAAGCTGGTAAAGCACAAGGCTATCTTTTATATGAGGTTAAGGACAGAAAGTTTAGCATTAGAGAGATTATTTATCTCAATGAAGAGGCGAGACAAGCCCTATGGACCTTTATAGCCAACCATGATTCCATGATTGAGGAAGTGACATTACAGGCACCAGCCAGTGATATGCTTGCTTTTCAATTGGATAATCCGCGAATTCAGCAGGAAATTGTACCTTTTTTCATGGCACGTATTGTGAGTGTAGAACAATTTATCTCACAATATCCTTTTGCAAGCCCAGATTCGCCGATACAGATTAATCTACAGGTTGAGGATGCTCACGCACCGTGGAATAAAGGGGTATGGCAGATGAATGTTGCAATGAACGGTACAGCTTCGATTTGGAAAACATCTGAGCTTCCAGCTGAAGATCAGACCGTTAAAGTCGATATTCAAACTCTTACCGCCATTTTAATGGGGTATCGTAGACCAGCAGACATGGCTCAAATCGGTAGACTCGAAGGTCCAACTGATGCGATTAAGGCGCTGGAGCAAGCGATTCCTATACGGGAAACGTATTTAATGGATTTTTTCTGA
- a CDS encoding molybdopterin-dependent oxidoreductase, whose amino-acid sequence MLVGGFWRELLGIGRVWLKWLHIVVGLAMLAPVVYYLLLAGKHWKQLRNRPWQRANTIVVLALLVGWLLSGIVLWQFKLAGPRWSNASLLVHDLLTWVGLPYIIYHSITRTRWLKDPARRAVKATTVLVESRNMVHPADAPDENTTSAAVVSTESIRTTKENPLHQAEKPQPVYTRRAFIRSAVGVGLAVTLGPTFISWVGRNLSLDNSIDSMLENDPNNMVPLPQALPASSPPMGGGAEGHFRVYTVTPIPSFSNANWSFRIDGLVERAQVWNWEQFVKLARTVQVSDFHCVTGWSVYKNTWEGISLKQLLTQAGVKPEAHSVKFYSGDGVYTDAITMDQAQMDDIMVAVIHDGKPIPADLGGPVRLVIPQMYAYKSVKWLNRIELIESEHIGYWEERGYDKDAWLTGAAQRIPNLS is encoded by the coding sequence ATGCTGGTCGGTGGTTTCTGGCGTGAGTTACTCGGGATTGGACGCGTTTGGTTAAAGTGGCTACATATTGTCGTCGGGCTAGCTATGCTAGCACCTGTGGTGTATTACTTACTTTTGGCCGGAAAGCACTGGAAACAACTTCGTAATAGGCCGTGGCAGCGAGCAAATACCATCGTTGTTCTTGCACTACTGGTAGGGTGGCTTTTATCAGGTATAGTGTTATGGCAATTTAAGCTCGCTGGGCCGAGATGGTCGAATGCCTCGCTTCTGGTTCATGATTTGCTGACTTGGGTGGGCCTGCCTTATATAATCTACCACTCCATTACGCGAACGAGATGGTTAAAAGATCCTGCACGCCGTGCAGTAAAAGCAACGACAGTTTTAGTAGAAAGTAGAAATATGGTGCATCCAGCTGATGCTCCTGATGAAAATACGACATCAGCAGCGGTCGTTTCTACCGAATCTATACGTACCACCAAGGAAAATCCTCTCCATCAAGCAGAGAAACCTCAACCCGTGTATACACGGCGGGCCTTTATTCGGTCTGCTGTAGGAGTAGGCCTAGCTGTGACTTTGGGGCCTACTTTCATATCATGGGTTGGACGGAACCTCAGTTTAGATAATAGCATCGACAGCATGCTGGAGAACGACCCCAATAACATGGTGCCCTTACCGCAAGCATTGCCTGCTTCTTCACCACCGATGGGAGGCGGAGCCGAAGGTCATTTCCGTGTATATACGGTAACACCGATACCTTCCTTTTCCAATGCAAACTGGTCCTTCCGAATTGATGGACTCGTTGAACGGGCCCAAGTATGGAACTGGGAGCAGTTCGTTAAACTTGCACGTACCGTTCAGGTCAGTGACTTTCACTGTGTTACAGGTTGGTCTGTATATAAGAATACTTGGGAAGGCATATCCCTTAAGCAATTATTGACCCAAGCCGGAGTGAAACCCGAAGCGCATAGTGTCAAGTTCTACTCCGGAGATGGTGTATATACGGATGCCATTACGATGGATCAGGCACAGATGGATGATATTATGGTCGCTGTCATACATGATGGCAAACCGATCCCGGCAGATCTGGGGGGTCCGGTACGTTTGGTCATTCCCCAGATGTATGCCTATAAATCCGTTAAGTGGCTGAATCGCATTGAACTGATCGAGAGCGAACATATCGGCTACTGGGAAGAACGTGGATACGACAAAGATGCATGGCTCACTGGTGCGGCTCAGCGAATACCTAATTTAAGTTAA